A window of Theileria parva strain Muguga chromosome 4 map unlocalized ctg_529, whole genome shotgun sequence genomic DNA:
TGAAGGAACAAACATGACGactataaataaaaaaatattcttaatattaaattgtaatataaataatggaatgtttgtaaattatccctaaatattttaaaacacaaacagttttaattgttttaatttaataaatttatgttcaataattattataaaaaatttttattattaaatattttttattttgcTTTGaaagtttaataaattaattttaaaaacaattttttgtttacacatttctctTTACACACTACATTTTGGAATTTTCCTTTGTTTtctttattaatttattattcagtTCTTtcatttgtaaattatttttttattattttgtcatattaatgtaaattttaatttgtttgtTTCCATGAATATTATCATGCTCCGTCCTAGGCTTCCATAAATGTATTTCTAAAACAcaaaaaacaataaatgGAGAAATCTTTACCATTTGTTCTTAATCCTTTAACGGATGATGATGAAATTTCACTTTTGGAGTATTTCCTACAACTTTCATTTTACACAACTGacttacacattacaaATTGCTGGACCCTTTGTACAAAAGATGAATTCAATTCATTTAAGAACAATAACGCTAAggtattataatattaaacaagttctaattaatattaaactactttctaattaatttcaaagatgtgttcaaatttattataattttttaggaATTTGGTGGCTCTCTAGTTTCATTCTTGTTTGATATGAACAATCTCGAGCCTCCTCAGTCATTTGAGAACTCTACCAGCTCTGGATTATTAAACATTGACTATAAAAAACAACTTTTTGAGTATGGAACTATTTCTCCTCCCTCTGGTTTTCAAGGTAATCTAACAAATACTTTTTCTTAACCCCTCTTTCACTTACTTATCCAATATAATCaatattgttttaaattttaatacagCTAACCCTACTGGAACATTCAGAATGTTGCTGCTCAAAGCTTCTCTAGGCCGAGTTTATAGCTACTCACCAGAGTCAAAGACTCCTCAACgtatttttatcataattataATCATGTTTAGaggaatttgtaaaaatggACTTCCCCAGCGGTTTCAACACACTTGAACTTGTGGTTAACAGTGATCCTAAACGATTTAACAGCTTATATCGAGTTTCCGATGCTTCTCAAGTCTTGCTTTATGCTGCAGTTGAATTTGAGTTTACACCTCTAAAGGTCCAGGTTCCTGATCCAGTTTGTGAAATGTGTGATTCATCAATGGCAAAGTGGTACTGCCATTCTGACAGGTATTTTTAGACtttttaattagtttagGGCTCATTTCTGTGATGGATGTGATATGAAACAGCATGGCAGCACAAGGATATTCTCTAGGCACGTCAGAATTCCTTGCTCAAAATCACCTAATCAATTTGGCCTTTGTGAACAGCATCCCACTGATGTTGTTGATATGGTCTGCTTAAAGGTATACCAGTATTTTTACCTATATATTTGATTGATTCATCATATTTTAGTGCTGTACCCTACTTTGTAACAACTGCATTCTATTTGGAAAACATAGTGAACCATCATTTTTTGACCATCCTTTAATGTCAACTCTCGATACTTACGAGTTATCTTTAGAGAAGAATTCAGACTCCGACGAGAATCTGAAGTTTCGAAAAGGACAAATTTCtgaaaagattaaaacCAGACACAATTCGACATCGCAGATCTATGCCAACTCTAAAGGTGTTGAAGATAAAATCGACTATTGCAAAAAAATGATACTTAATCAGCTAGACGAAATGAAGTCTAAAAAAATGAACTACTTAAATTCAATACAGCGTGAGGTTAACACTCAGCTAAAACTAATCGACTGGATGCAGGTTTGTTTTATCCATcatacaataattttattagaGCTTTTTGCATCACTTGCTACTATCTCTTGATCCCTGCCAGTTTATAATGTTTAAGAAGCGATATGACTTACTTGTTAAGAAGTACTTTACTAAGGATTTGACCAACTATCTTGAGTTCCCCATTTGGATGAACAAGGAACTCACTCTGGTTGGTGACGCCACCATAACTTCAAGCTCTGTAAGGACGCTTTCACGTACATTTTCAAATCCTTCTAATCAGCCTCTTGATTCCACTCCTACAGACTCCAATGTTCATCTCGAAAACAAGAGTTCTGATAAATTACTTGACTGGACCCCTCTAAACATGTACGAAGATTTCAATGAAACTGTGGGTAGAGTAACCAAACCTACCTCTGTTAAATCAGATCCAGACGTTACAAATACCCAAAACAACGTTGTTTCAACCAAATTGGTCAATAAATCTCCACATGAACTCGACGTTCTCGATACTGCAACTAAGCTCTGGCATTATTTAtctgattttaaaatgggTACTTTAATTCAACTtttaaaggtattttaataaatagtattttacatatttataaactGATTTgtataacaattatttattcttttaGGTTGTTGAACTACCTGATCGAAGCTTGTTGGTTCGTCATCTAGTGAACCTGGCCAACCATTTCGAACAACTCGGACCTCTTTTTACACACCTCTCAAACGTAATACATACTTTTACTATAACAAACaattactattactataattaACCATAACAATGGCCACCTCtataactattattaatatgttgttaattaatttttagtatgAAATGAATAATTCATTGAATGATTTTGGTTATTGCGTCCTGTTAAGAAGTAGTGGTGTTTTGGGCGATGTTTTATCGTTTCTATTCTGCTCAGACTATTCCACGAGGGATAATTCGGATTTTCTAAATCAAATTACACACCCTCTAGATCATCATTTTAACctatatttaaattctaaATCAGACAATGAGGATGTTTTGAATGAAATGGTTGACAATTGCATGGTTGAGATTGTTTTCAAACTCATCAGTTTGGATGTGGCTGCACTTCCCACAAGCTTTCACTTTGTTCTTTATACACTTTCCGACCTTTTCCTAAAGCTCAAAGTTGAGTACAGGTCCTACGTTGTAGTGGATTTCTTCTGCTCAGTTTTATCCAGTTATCTGCTCCGATACTTAAACCACTACAATTTAAGTGATCTTTTCACCAATTTCAACACGAAATCTGACAATGACCCTGATTTGGACGAGAAatacaacaaattaaaGCTATTTGTGAGGGAGCTTAGCTATAAATTCGGTAGGTCTGCCATTGTTATCTGGGAGCTTGACTCAGTTACTCACACCGAGTCTTATGAACTAAAGCAATCTCAAAAGGTATTTtcacaaattattaaaccatttagttagttttattatatttaacttaCTAAATTTTATAGATTTATGAGTGGTCCCAAAACATCCTTGCCAAGCCTAGGCTGAAATCAAAGTTACTTCTGAAGCCTGTTTCTTCTCAGGAACTTGATGAGATTTGCACCTTTGTTCTTTCTCAGGTTTCTAAATTTGAAAAGAAATTAA
This region includes:
- a CDS encoding B-box zinc finger family protein; amino-acid sequence: MEKSLPFVLNPLTDDDEISLLEYFLQLSFYTTDLHITNCWTLCTKDEFNSFKNNNAKEFGGSLVSFLFDMNNLEPPQSFENSTSSGLLNIDYKKQLFEYGTISPPSGFQANPTGTFRMLLLKASLGRVYSYSPESKTPQQEFVKMDFPSGFNTLELVVNSDPKRFNSLYRVSDASQVLLYAAVEFEFTPLKVQVPDPVCEMCDSSMAKWYCHSDRAHFCDGCDMKQHGSTRIFSRHVRIPCSKSPNQFGLCEQHPTDVVDMVCLKCCTLLCNNCILFGKHSEPSFFDHPLMSTLDTYELSLEKNSDSDENLKFRKGQISEKIKTRHNSTSQIYANSKGVEDKIDYCKKMILNQLDEMKSKKMNYLNSIQREVNTQLKLIDWMQSFLHHLLLSLDPCQFIMFKKRYDLLVKKYFTKDLTNYLEFPIWMNKELTLVGDATITSSSVRTLSRTFSNPSNQPLDSTPTDSNVHLENKSSDKLLDWTPLNMYEDFNETVGRVTKPTSVKSDPDVTNTQNNVVSTKLVNKSPHELDVLDTATKLWHYLSDFKMGTLIQLLKVVELPDRSLLVRHLVNLANHFEQLGPLFTHLSNYEMNNSLNDFGYCVLLRSSGVLGDVLSFLFCSDYSTRDNSDFLNQITHPLDHHFNLYLNSKSDNEDVLNEMVDNCMVEIVFKLISLDVAALPTSFHFVLYTLSDLFLKLKVEYRSYVVVDFFCSVLSSYLLRYLNHYNLSDLFTNFNTKSDNDPDLDEKYNKLKLFVRELSYKFGRSAIVIWELDSVTHTESYELKQSQKIYEWSQNILAKPRLKSKLLLKPVSSQELDEICTFVLSQVSKFEKKLNSGSDFIPIRDSKELTKKYNFLHLFKMAHQIPI